The genomic DNA GCGCGGGCTGGAAGACCGTGTCAGTATACAATCATTCGACTGGCGCACTTTGCAGGCGGTTCAGACCGAAGCGCCTGAACTGGAAACGGTCTATCTGACGGCACAGCAGGACTGGCTCGACAATGTGCAATCCACAGCCGGAAAAGCCTCGCCCTGGACGGCGGAATTTAATCTCGATGACTACAGCGGCAATTTGCCGCAAATGGTCAAGGCTGCCGGAGGCGATGTCTGGTCACCGTTTTTCGGCAATGTCAGCCCCGCGCTGGTCAAGCAGGCACAGGCTCTGGGCCTGAAAGTGATTCCCTGGACAGTCAATGATGCGGCGATGATGGAAACGCTGATTGAGGCGGGCGTTGATGGTCTCATCACCGATTTTCCGGACCGGTTGCGGGCGGTGATGCAGGCCAGGGGCATGGCATTACCCCCGGCAACACCGGTTGAGCCCTGATTGCGCCCCTTCTGATCGCCCCATCTTATTTCACCTGAGCGTCAGTCTGCGCTGCGCGGCTGCCAGGCAAAGCGCTTCTTGATCCGCAGGGTCAATTCATCGCGCAATCCGCGATAGGCATCGAGGATCTGTGATCGCGAACCGGTGGCCAGCGAAGGGTCAAATGTCGGCCAGTATTCCACGTCGATTGCATGAGAACGCGTCAGTTCAAGCGCCGCGTGATGCGCTTCCGGTGCCAGGGTGATAATCAGATCGAAATTGGTGTCCTCAAGCTCCTCAAAGGAACGCGGCACATGGCGGCTGATATCGACGCCGATCTCGTCCATCACGGTACGGGCAAACGGGTCGGGTACGCCCGGACGCACGCCCGCCGAACGGGTGTAAATCTGGTTTGGAAACAGCTGCCGGGTCAGGGCAGCGGCAATCGGCGAGCGAATCACATTGATGCGGCATGCAAACAGCACTGCACCGGGCCGCACACCGACGGTTTTGTCGGAACTGGAACGCTCGCCGGAAGGCGCATCGTCAACCAACGCTAGATCGCTTCATCGTTCAATGTAATCATGAAACGCCTCTAGCCTTTCCAGTGCAGAACACAGACCAGCGTAAACAGGCGTCTGGCTGTGCCAAAATCCATTTCGATCTTTCCCGACAGCCGGTCCTGCAGCAATTGGGAACCTTCATTGTGCAATCCGCGCCGGCCCATATCAATAGCCTCGATCTGACTCGGCGTTGCCGTTTTGATCGCTGCATAATAGCTGTCGCAGATCATGTAGTAATCCTTGACGATTTTGCGGAACGGCGTCAGCGACAGGATATGGGTCGCAAGTGGCGCACTGTTGGCAAACAGGATTTCAAACACCAGCCGGGCTTCCTGAAGCGAGAGATTCAACCGGTAAGGCCCGTGGAAATCAGCCATCCCATTGTCTGATTGCGGCAGCGGCTGGAAACAATTCTCTTCCACCAGATCATAAATCGCAATGGCGCGCTCATGTTCGATCTCGCTGGAAGCACGGCCGATGGTGCTTTCATCCAGGATAATGGCACACAGCCGTTCAGAGGAACTGTCCGGTGCGCCAGACCTGGTGCCAGAACCGGTATCAGAACTGGCCCCTTTATCGGCCCCTTTATCAGGATCAGTTTCAGCCATTGCCGCGCCCCCAGCGCTACAGGTTCAGCCGGATGGCAATCGAGCGCCCGTGCGCCTCAAGCCCTTCCACATCTGCCAGCGCCATCGCAGCAGGGCCGAGCGCGCGCAGATTATCCGCAGTGCAGCGCAGAATGGATGTGCGCTTCATAAAGTCCAGCACCGACAATCCCGAAGAAAACCGGGCCGAGCGCGCGGTCGGCAGGACATGGTTTGAACCACCAACATAATCGCCGATGGCTTCCGGCGTGTGATGCCCCAGAAACACCGCTCCGGCATGGCTGACCCGGTCGAAAAGCGCATCGGGATCGGCAACGCATAATTCCAGATGCTCTGCGGCAATTGCATCAATCAGCGCGGCGGCCTGCATCACATCGGCAACGCGGATAATGGCCCCGAAATCACGCCAGCTTGGCCCGGCAATGGCGACGCGGGGCAGGGATTTCAATTGCGCCTCCACCGCCTGTTCCACGGCAATTGCCAACTCTTCGCTGTCAGTGATGAGAATTGACTGCGCGGCTGCATCATGTTCCGCCTGAGCCAGCAGATCAGCCGCAACCCAGGCCGGATTGGCGGTCTTGTCGGCCACCACCAGAATTTCCGAAGGTCCGGCAATCATGTCGATGCCGACCGTGCCGAAGACCTGACGCTTGGCGGCCGCTACATAGGCATTGCCGGGTCCGACAATTTTGGCAACCGGCGCGATTGTCGCAGTTCCGTAGGCGAGAGCCGCAACGGCCTGCGCGCCGCCAATGCGGTAAATTTCCGTGACACCGGCAAGGCGGGCCGCCACCAGCACCAGAGGGTTGAGCACGCCATCGGGGGTTGGCACCACCATGGCAATGCGCTCAACACCGGCAACACGTGCCGGCACTGCATTCATCAAAACCGAACTGGGGTAATTGGCGGTGCCGCCCGGCACATAGAGGCCGACGGCGGAGATGGCCGACCAGCGATAGCCCAGTTCAACGCCCAGCGCATCGCTGTAACGCTGGTTTTCAGGCAGTTGTTTCTGGTGATGTGAGGTGATGCGGTCATGGGCGAGGGTCAGGGCCGCCAGCGTATCGGCATCGACAGCGTCGACCGCCTGCTGAATTTCGTCCGCTGAAATCTGCAGCGTCGCTGGTGTCAGGGCAACACGATCGAATTTTTCCGTCAGTTCCAGCACTGCGGCATCGCCGCGCCGCCGGACATCCCCGACAATGCCGCGCACCGCCGCATCGACATCTTCTGAGACTTCCCGCTTTGCAGCCAGCAAGGTCTTGAATTCCGACGAGAAATCCGGATCAGACTGGGACAGGCGGTATACCAAGGCGAATTTCCTTACAACACCAGACGGCTGTACCTCTCAACTGAGCGGATGCCGGGGCCGGTTTCTTGTTTCCCATGCCGCGTCCAGATCGGCAAGCCGCACTTCGACACATTTCACATCCAGCCGGATCGAATGCCCCTCGGCGAGCAGCAGTTCAATCTGCCCGGAAACATCATCTTCGCCCGCAACAAATTCCATCGACAGCAGATCAAACACCGTGTCGCGAGCAGCTTCATCAAGGCCCTTTGTCTGCACCTTTGTGACCTGCTCAAAATGCAGCACCGCGTTATGGCGTTCATAGGTTTTACGGCCCAGCAGCCCGGACACGCCGCTGCGTTGGTTCGCCTGTTCCCAGGCAAACCGGTTGAGC from Pararhizobium sp. IMCC3301 includes the following:
- a CDS encoding low molecular weight phosphatase family protein, which encodes MVDDAPSGERSSSDKTVGVRPGAVLFACRINVIRSPIAAALTRQLFPNQIYTRSAGVRPGVPDPFARTVMDEIGVDISRHVPRSFEELEDTNFDLIITLAPEAHHAALELTRSHAIDVEYWPTFDPSLATGSRSQILDAYRGLRDELTLRIKKRFAWQPRSAD
- a CDS encoding DUF2948 family protein, which gives rise to MSALKMMAMDEEDLTVLSAYCQDAVFKAADVTWLAAEKRVLISLNRFAWEQANQRSGVSGLLGRKTYERHNAVLHFEQVTKVQTKGLDEAARDTVFDLLSMEFVAGEDDVSGQIELLLAEGHSIRLDVKCVEVRLADLDAAWETRNRPRHPLS
- a CDS encoding UPF0262 family protein, which translates into the protein MAETDPDKGADKGASSDTGSGTRSGAPDSSSERLCAIILDESTIGRASSEIEHERAIAIYDLVEENCFQPLPQSDNGMADFHGPYRLNLSLQEARLVFEILFANSAPLATHILSLTPFRKIVKDYYMICDSYYAAIKTATPSQIEAIDMGRRGLHNEGSQLLQDRLSGKIEMDFGTARRLFTLVCVLHWKG
- the hisD gene encoding histidinol dehydrogenase is translated as MVYRLSQSDPDFSSEFKTLLAAKREVSEDVDAAVRGIVGDVRRRGDAAVLELTEKFDRVALTPATLQISADEIQQAVDAVDADTLAALTLAHDRITSHHQKQLPENQRYSDALGVELGYRWSAISAVGLYVPGGTANYPSSVLMNAVPARVAGVERIAMVVPTPDGVLNPLVLVAARLAGVTEIYRIGGAQAVAALAYGTATIAPVAKIVGPGNAYVAAAKRQVFGTVGIDMIAGPSEILVVADKTANPAWVAADLLAQAEHDAAAQSILITDSEELAIAVEQAVEAQLKSLPRVAIAGPSWRDFGAIIRVADVMQAAALIDAIAAEHLELCVADPDALFDRVSHAGAVFLGHHTPEAIGDYVGGSNHVLPTARSARFSSGLSVLDFMKRTSILRCTADNLRALGPAAMALADVEGLEAHGRSIAIRLNL